The following DNA comes from Harpia harpyja isolate bHarHar1 chromosome 20, bHarHar1 primary haplotype, whole genome shotgun sequence.
TTCAGGACCAGAATAGTTTGCAGTTTTTGCTGGAAATGCCCCCCACAGGGCTCCCAGCTGTGTTACTACCATCCCTGGAACTACAAGTCCTAAACGTCTTGAATGGTTTATGTTTATGCTGTGCACAAAGTGGTTCAGTTCTGCTGTAAGGTCCTTTTTGGTCTAAGACCTGCAGCAAAGCTCCAATATTAACCCCACTTTaaagggaacagaagaaaaaaaaattatcagagcTTTAAGTAACTACATTGCTAAGTTTCTTACTGTACAGCCCAGCGGTGCTGAGACTATGTGGAGAGGCAGAGGCACTGCCTTCCACCTCCTTCAGCCCTTCGCAAAGCAATAACAAACTCTTAACGATTCGCTCATTTACATTTTCATCAAGTGAGCACATGGACCGCACTGAGACACTGCACCATAAAACTTACCTTTTTACAGTCCAAACCCCCTGTCTCTCTAGCTGTCTGTATGATGTACAGCTCTGTCAGCCTTATAATGCCAGGCACTAGCTTTATTGTCCGTCTACAAAACATTAATTTTGACATTGTAAATTAGAGCTGAACCCTCTGTATGTACAGCAGCTAGGTGTGGTTCAGCCCGCAAACCTTTGTTGTTGTCTGTGAAGTGCTTAGTGCTCTACTTTTCCCCTTCTGGTGTACTTGGAGGTTTTGCTCCTGACAGTAGCTGTAGGGATGCTGCCTGACACTAACATATGAGGATGAAAGCTTCTTGAGGGGACTAGTGATTAGGGAGGAGGACCTGTTGGTCAGTAAGATTTGTCTCAGGCTGTCataagcaggaggaaaaaagaaatgcatgttcCTTATATAGACTGTATGAGAAAGAGTGGGAAGAGGGAGATTGTGGGTTATTGTTAAGACTTGTGATATATAGACCTTGTTTGATTTGTCTGGGACGTTTTAAGAATGTTCTTAAGCTACCATGTGTGCAAAACTGTAGCTATCAGCTGAGGTAATCTGCCATTTTTCCACCCCTTCAAGGTGCCAGTTATTCAGCCAAGATAAGCAACGTGAGCAAGTGCTCATGATTTCAATGATCTACTTACTTTTAATAAGCATTTTatgcagtttgttttcttgtttgagCACAAGCTGGAAACACAGCTGCAACTGCACCAGATGTGCCCAGCGTGTCTGCCCACATGTAACAGTACGTATTTGTGTCCCTAGGAGGTGCTCCCTGGGTCATATATCCAACTTGCATGGCAGCGACACAACATCCCTCCCTGGATTTGAGAACCTCACGGTGGGATACAACAAATACCTCAGGCCCTACTTTGGTGGTATGTTGGCTCCATGCATTTGACTGTTTGAAGAACAGTCTGTAAGTCTTGTGTGGAGGGGAGAGCATGCTTTAAGCTTTCTTTAGGATGTCCCAGTTTAAAaggttgtgtttcttttaaattagctAGTAGCCAAGGCTGCCCTCCTTTCTGTGCATCCACTGTTGTCTTGAATAGATTATGCATGCACTGTGGGGCATGAGAACATGTCCATCTATGAGGTTAAGAACAGGGAATTTATAAACTTCAGTACCTCTGTGAAAGACCTGACAGTAACTAAATTCTGCTCTAACTACACAGTCTGACACCTGtgattttctgcttcatttttgttcGTGTATATCTATTTAGTAGATTACATCTATAGAGGAATAAAGCTCTTCTCCTTGCCAGAAATATTGACTTTTGACACATGCTTTCACTTCACACTGAGACACAAAGTAAAACTGCTTTAAACCCTTATGAAACTCTAGGGAGCAGAGGGCACCTGAAGGACAGTCAGGTATTTAGGGACTTACCTGAGGCTATTGTCCAATTTGGGTGTCAGGTCTCCCACCCTTCCAGGTGAGTGCTGTAACCACTCAGAGGAAAGGGTTTCTCAGAATGACATTCAGCACCTGGAAAATAtcaatgaaagtttaaaaaagaacagctgtgaaaatttttatttttattaattttgcttttctgccagaACCCATTAATGAAACTATGCTCAACAGAAAAAATCCCCATCAGCTTTCACCAGGACTTGGATGTTTCCCGTTGTAGCTCCTGCAGACTGACATGTTACTGGCAGCTTTgagcttcttcctttttctgaccATGGTGATGAATTTCTGGGACAATACAGAATTTACCAGCTTGTTATGCCTAGAATGTCTGATTTCATGCAGGAATAGAAAAGCTCCTCTAGATACTGTCACATCAGTGAACAGATACTTCTGAATTATGTAACGGAGATTAACTGCATCTATACCAGCCTACACCTACCAGAGCCATAAATGTTAAACAAAAATGGTCAGGACGCTGGTTTGACCTCCTCCAGAGGCCCTGAGTCCTCACAGATCTACCCTCTGGTCATTAATTTGAGTTGGGCTTCAAGTGTCTGAATATCTAAAACCAAGATGGAGGACACGAACGacagctactttaaaaaaaatacacatcttttgcaaatgaaatatattttggattttggaacagtttaaaacaaacaaacaacaaaaaaccaaaaccacctggAAGGAGATTTAGAAATTGTGTTCCTTGGACTTTCCTCAATGTAATTCAGATGATGAAAAGGAGTTTCAGCCACCCCCATGAGGAAAGGCATTGCTGTGTTGTCACCTAGGCAGAGAGGGCTGTCTTGGAAAGCGACCAGCCCTACTCAGAACCCCCAAATTCATACTGGGGATTAGACAAACCAGGCACACCCTGAGAGAAGTCTGTGTCTTTCTGCTCGTGTAACAACTCCCCTCTTCAGAGCCAGCTGTTGACTCCGAGGCAGGACCTGGTGAGCCTCTCTCCGGCCCCAGCGCTGACATTTCCTGGGGAGGAGCTGCCCTCTTGCGGTGGATTTTAAGAGTTAGTGTTAGAAAAGGGGGGATTACCGAGGTTCAGGACTTCACTGCTGAAAATTTGCTTGTAAATACAATGCTAATATAATAACTAAAAAGAGGCAAAGGCTGTTGCACTTCAGGTTTTTAACCCAGTGCATGGTCTTAGGAATCACTGAATTTCTCGGCCTCTTAGTGTTCCCTCCCCGAGAAACAGGGATGCCAATCGCTACCTGCTTGTGGAGAGTCCTCCAAGAGCTGTGTGCAAGAAATGCTTTGTACAAAGTTTACTGTTCTTGCCACTGTGCCGGTGTTGTGGACTGGGTGACAAGGGACAAACTGGCCCTGGCTGCCTGCCCATCGGCAAATGCCACTGAAATGCTGTTTATCTAAACTGCTGATCTTTATAGCTAGTGCTGGTGGATATTTGGTCTCTGCTACCATCACCAAATACAGAGCTCCAGCTCCCTAACAGTGACAACTTTGTTTTGGATCATGATGTCATTTGTGAGTCTAATGCTCTGAAATTGTGTCTAACCCTTTGGGCTTCTGCGGTTTTACAGATGGCATGGGACGCTGTGAGCAGTGTCCATGCGGCACAGCATCCTGAGCAGTTTTATTGTGCCTTTCgctcttcccttctctctgcttaagcttttctttctctccacagGAGAACCTGTTCAAATTGCAATGAGTCTGGACATTGCAAGTATTTCTAGTATATCCGAGAGTGACATGGTaagtgaaagcatttttattttataagagATAAGAGTAGGATCTGCCTGAGAGACTTGTCGTATATCCCTGTGTGTTCAGCACAGAAACTGTCATATTcaagctgctttgcttttctgtgtctgttgACCACTTTCAGAGGTGTGATGAGAACAGGGCTCACTTATGGCTAGAGACTATGTAGATGCCATGGTAATGTGGGCTTGTAAGACGATAGAGATGGCTCCAAAGGTCCTACTGGTCAAAAACTCAGCACCTCCTGGAAATCAGGCCCCttggaaatgggaaaaaagtcaATCCTGTGTGGTATTTCCTCTCCCTTACCTTTTCTCCGCATAGGAGACCTCTGTGTAGAGTAGGGGTGGCCTCTGTTGAACGAGCTGCTGCTGATTGAAGACAGACAGGTTTTCTTCTCAAGGAGGAGAAATGAGGTTTTGAGTTGTGACACAGTCTGAGGCTCAAATGGACTGGTCatcccaagaagaaaaaaataaaacaaccgaTCTGCAAATATACAGAGAACATCTTCCCACCACTGATGAGTCTGGTTCCCTCCACTTCTGATAACAGCTGGATTTCAAACACTGATTGCTGAAAACTGCTGTTCCAGGTTGACCAGAACTGCTTATTCTTTTATGATGGGGCACTGTGAAAATACTCCAGTCACCACAGGTGGATTTTGGCAGGCTAAACTCAAGTTAATCCTAGTGTCCTTAGATTCAAAACTCCTATTAAGAAAAACACTagaagttttgtttttcctttgtttggggtttttttaagaccttGGTGAAATAACAGGTAGGATATGCTTACCTTTTTTCTCCAAAGTGCCAATGTCTCTTTCATGATCACGTTTATAGTACGTGTGTAGTTTTCTAACTCTAGACAATGACTGATTTTTAATGTCAATGACTTGCTGAGTGGCCTCAAGTGCGCACTTCCCATCGTTTTGCTTACCTACAAAATGGACACAAAAATACCAATTACAATAATtgctcatacaaaaaaaaaaagtactatgaGTATAATCTTTAGTCCTCAAACACTTAGACTGTAAGTATATGAGAAATGTAATACAGTAAATAAAACTATGATGAAAATCCATCAGATTTACTGCATGCATTTGAAGGTGAGCTTTGATAAATTGAATAAATGTATGTTCTGCCTCTTGTCACACATGGCATACCCACAGCTATGCTGTGTAGGTGTTCTGGACATGCATCCTCACaggttttcctctgtttcccaGGATTACACAGCTACTATATATTTGCGGCAGCGTTGGACAGACCCCCGGTTGGTCTTTCACGGCAACAAGAGCTTCACGCTAGATGCTCGTCTAGTGGAATTGCTCTGGGTACCAGACACATACATTGTGGAGTCAAAAAAGTCCTTCCTGCATGACGTTACTGTGGGGAACCGCCTCATAAGATTGTTCTCTAATGGCACTATCTTGTATGCCTTAAGGTAAATCAGCCTTTGGCTTTGCTGTTAATGATGGTTCAGAATAGATTTCTAGAATTATGCTGGACAGGAGCAGATACCAACTGTCACAGGTAATGAGTTTGGGGTCAACAAGCCAACTGTGACTGTACTCTTCTAATCCATTACCCCCTGTTCCGGCCACCTGGAAATGCCAGCCAAGGATCAGGATTCCCCATCATGGTATGTGCTGTGTCCTGAGCACAGTGCCTGCTCAGAAAGCTCACACGTTTAGGTGTCACCCAAGACAAGTCAAGTCAAGTCAGATGGAGGCAGGGGAGGAATGGAGGGAGGACATCATAACAGTAAAAGTTTAACAGATAGTGGGAAACTTATTTGTTTATCCAGTCCCGTGTAGCCATGATTTCTGCTTTTTAGCAGAAAGCATATTTGTACGTGTACTGCAGAAATGTGCACTCTAATTGTGCTAGCAGTTCACACAGTGTTATCTCTTCTCAGCTCACAGTAACTGTCCCAGTTACCTTAACTGCAAAGTAAAGCTGCAAAAAAACCTCATTTACCCTCCACATCAGAGCAAGCCAGAGTATGTGTGCAGTTAGTTACTATGCCTCAGGTGACAAGTGGTGACTTCTTAAGACGTGCAAACTGTAGCACTGGAAGACGTGGATCTACACTAAATCTCCCACAGTAGCAAAGCAAAATTCCTCCTTCAGTTACAATTTCATCAGTGTGGCTGCAGAGCAGATATCTTCTTAAGGAGAGTTCTCTGTGATTATATCAGACCATTCATTTCATAGGTCAAAATTATCTAAATGACGGAGCAGAGTCTTGGAGGTCTAGTTTTCTATGAAAAACAGAGGTATTTCATTACATGCTTTTATTGCAACTTTTGGAGTTCTTTCTCTTCCTACAGAATCACTACCACTGTTGCTTGTAACATGGACCTGTCAAAATATCCCATGGACACACAAACATGCAGACTGCAGCTAGAAAGCTGTAAGTATAACATTCTAGAAAAAACTGACTTTAAATTTGTTTATTCATATGTAACTACTTCTCTCCTGAATATTTGGATTCATCACAGTGGCTTTCTGGAGTAGACTTTTATTCCTGCAAATACTAATGTCCAAAAGAAAACCACTTTGCTTCATCATTCTTCAAATGCTTGTGTTGTAATCCACAGTTTAGAGGATCCCTGTCACTGTGCAATGTATACAAAAAGAGTGGtaataagtaatatttttattaaagtgtAGCTAGTTCAATTTTGCACAGAAGGGAGGAGGTAATAACAGCTGGTTTTCCAAATTCGGTCCCTTTTGCACACACAGCTTCTTCAAAACTAACTTGTGGGGTAAGTGCATGGGATGGGGTACAGCAAGGAACGACTTTTCATATATGTAGGTATCTCCCACCTGTTGCACCTCCCAAACCTCCACTGTAACAAGACAGCGGGAAGGGTGGTCCTTACTAGAATACGAGTTGAACATGTCTCAAACTCATGAACTGAAACTAAGGCCAAACCCAACTTTGTGGTATGTGCTTCTCCATGAGGGCCGTCTGTTACAGTCATGCAGATGATGGGACCCTTGTCAACAGGAGGAGTCTCAGCCTTGGAAGTCTCAAGGAAAGGAATAATCAGTGAGTTCTGTTCTCAATCAAAAAAAAGCTCATCCATTTTAAAGCTGGCTGGGAAAGACTGCAGGAAAATTTAGGACACTACAGGGCTTTTACCCAGGAGCTCAGCAAGAGCAGTACTCCTGTCCTGTATCTGTGAAGCTCCACAACAAGCAAGCAGGCATGTCCCACTTCATGTCACAAAAAGAAACATCTAAAATCTCAATACTGAAAAGATGAGATTTTAAATTCTGGGGTTGCAGCGTGAAGCACCTAGGGAAGCACatattattttcacattaaaatcatATTAGTTCACCATGGTTAACTTTATTACAAAGAATAGCTCCTGAAATAATAATGATTGGCCTCTTCTGCTAAAGCATAGCTTGTTTGGACCTGTTTTAAAAGTGATTGGGTCCTACATCATGCTCAGTTGCTGTATAATTCCAATGAAATTACATGCACATTGCCCACTGGAGATTTCATTAGGATAAGTGCCCAGAAATAATGCTATTTAAATGTACACCAGATGAATTAACAACAATCTATCATTTATTATAAAATTTTCCTGAGTAACCACAATTTATAGAACTGCTTAGAAACTTTGAAAAGTCACATGCTTAGGATTCTATGCAGGGATTCATACCCTGGACACCTAATTTAAGAGTTCATCACACTCGAGCTCTGGTAATTTGTGTCTAATAAAAAACCACAATTAGATACAAATAGAGCTGCAACTGCATCTTATTCCTTCTACCAGAACAAACAGGTTATTATCAGAATCAAAGCATCCCTACTCATTTTCTCAAAGAAGGGCACTTAATAAAAGAATCAGATTAGTGAGATTGATGGGCTTGTTTCCtaaattaagtaaaatttttGAAGTGAATGGCAGGCTGGTGACTCAGTACAAGCTTTATCCCTCAGACTGAGGTATCCCTCAGTCCAACCTGAGGTCACGTTATGCCATCATTTACATTCCTGGAGTAATTACTCAGCGGCATATATGGAGTTTACTGGTAACTGCTGGAATTGTTGATCTCATCTGTCCCACCGTTTTGAGGCAGGAATTCAGTGTTACCTAAATGTCGGACGCATTTATTTGTCCTCAGTCACTTAATGCCTTTGGGGATAGGAGGAATGATTTgtagaaaaagctgcttttatgaGCAAGTTTTCTGGACAATGCATGCCTGGTTCATAACCACATAGCAGTCTCAGCTCCAGGCTCTTGAGTAactgaaaatgccttttctggTACTTTTAAGCACTTGAATAGACGATTCAGGGAAATGTGCTTCTGCTACCTGGTAAGGGGCTCAATGGGAtctgtgttctcttttttttttaaccactgtgtttctcctgctctcctctcATTACTGAAGAGACTGCATTCAAGGGTTGATCATTGCAGTAGTTTTATCCTGCTGTATGTAATCAAACTGGATGACAGGAATATATTATCTTTGTAAACGttaaagtatttcaaaatagaaataccCCATGTAAATGATTGAAATAGGTTCTCGGCAGCCTTGCATCATTCTCAGTGGCGTGTGTTCCTGTTGAAATCTGAACCAGCAGGCTGAAAGTACAGCAATGAAAGAACAGCCGGCATAGTCCACCCATAGTCTGACACAGTTAAGAGGGTCTTTGTCCTGCCTACAATGCCTGGATGGTGTTTCTGTTCCCACTCAGGAGACAGGGCAGGGCAATTGCTGGGCTTTTACTGGCTAAACCACAGTAATATGGGTCTTTATGTTCTTCCTAGGGGGATATGATGAAAATGATGTCGTCTTCACATGGTTGAGAGGAAATGACTCTGTCCATGGCATAGAAAAGTTGCGGCTCTCTCAGTATACAGTGGAACGTTACTATACCCTGGTCTCAAAGTCACAGCAGGAAACAGGTAAATCAGTGAAAGACATAAGCAAGAAAAGCTCCCAGGTAtttcccctcccacctcccttcccttctATGGGCCAGTATCTTTTGACTCAAGCCTGAACCACCAAAGTCTTTAGCAAATCTTAATCTCACAAAAAGAGATGGACAGAAAGATGGTGAAATCCAATTAGTTGCAATCAGGATATTCTCTAAGATGGAAATCCACAAAGGATGGGGGTTTTAATACATTATATTCACCTGAttgattttcaatattttttttttttttttttttaaattctccacttctttctttctccacacGTACCTGAAGAaactctctcccttccttccaggTGTGCAGACTATAAATACTGCAGAGCGCCATGTTTAAAGTAACTGGTagtaaaatttacttttaaaatatacttttgttTGTAAATTGCAATTCTACCATGATGGAATAAGATTCCTTTGTACATCGGAATTCAATGTCTTTTTCACTGTCAGTGTAAATACTCTTCTCTCCAATGACAGACACTAGGAAAGGGAGCAAAACTTCCTTAGAATGAccaggttttaaaaataacaatgtttTGTTGTTTACTATAGCGTACACAGCCCACGAACAACATGGGTTTTGTTTCTATGTTTCAAAGGGAACCATTGTTTAAACAGCAGAAATATCTCCTGAAAATACTAGCAATCCAGCCCCAGAACGCTTATGTCAGTATTACaacaaattgatttttaaaaattgacagAATCTTTTTGAGCACAGAAAGATACAGTTATCAAAGATCACAAATTACTAATGAATACAGGGGGTTTCATTCCCTGTGATGATAAGATACTGGGATGCTTTGGGATGTGAGCCAGAGCCTGCTGCAATCgagagaaaaatcttttgtttatttctcaGCCATCAGATAAGCCTGAATTTGGCAATGCTCCTTCAAAGCAGTTATTGGGAAAAATGTGCTCTGCTGAGTATGAGAGAATAGATGAAAGCATCAGCCCTTCTCTGCTCTGAGTTAAGACACTGGTATAAATTTTTTCCACTGTGGATTAAGTTCAGGAGCCCCTTTGCAAGCCATGCATTGTTTTAGATGTCTCTTGTCCAGCAATGCTTTGTGTATGTGTCCTCTCGTCTGGGATATGTTAGATAAGCAAGACCTCTGAGGCAAGAAGTCAAGCTTGTGTAAGTAATGCATCTCCCATGATTTCAGTGGAGCTCTGCTGATGTACATCAGCTgaagggctggtgctgggctgtcCCAATTTCAGTTCCAAGTGTCCTTAGGAATCTCATGTTCACCGCGTTTCTTCCTTTTGTGAACAGGCAGTTATCCACGACTGATATTGCAGTTTGAGCTGAGAAGAAATGTCCTTTACTTCATTTTGGAGACCTATGTGCCCTCCACTCTGCTCGTCATGTTGTCCTGGGTTTCTTTTTGGATCACGTTGGATTCGGTGCCTGCAAGAACGTGCATTGGTGAGTTACTGCCTGAGGAAGGGAGAAGATTTAAGCAGACAGGGAAGCCTCTGAGGGCTGGGTAGACAGTAGTTTTCTGGAGCTCTTTGCTCAGTGATAAATGGTCTGCTCATGTTCTGCTTTTACTTGTGGCAGAGCTGGGTTAGCAGTATGAAGTGTGGAAGATAACATTGTGGTTGGCACACCTGCCCACCTGCAGAGCTGTGTATGGCCAAGGCTCCAGGGAAATTCACAGCAGAGAGTAGAGGACAGAGCACAC
Coding sequences within:
- the GABRP gene encoding gamma-aminobutyric acid receptor subunit pi, which codes for MFYRYFCFFSLCLLLPTQRRCSLGHISNLHGSDTTSLPGFENLTVGYNKYLRPYFGGEPVQIAMSLDIASISSISESDMDYTATIYLRQRWTDPRLVFHGNKSFTLDARLVELLWVPDTYIVESKKSFLHDVTVGNRLIRLFSNGTILYALRITTTVACNMDLSKYPMDTQTCRLQLESWGYDENDVVFTWLRGNDSVHGIEKLRLSQYTVERYYTLVSKSQQETGSYPRLILQFELRRNVLYFILETYVPSTLLVMLSWVSFWITLDSVPARTCIGVTTVLSMTTLMIGSRSSLSKTNCFIKAIDVYLGICFSFIFGALVEYAVAHYSSSQKCAAKAPEEGPANELTKEMEEVNITNILHSSITSYKRKISFTSVEISSDNVNCSDLTMKTHEKIKCVLRNKMHRIIGYFTIQNPCNVDHYSKLLFPLFFMVVNVFYWAYYLYF